The region CTCGCATTGCAGTGTTTGGTAACACTACCATGAAGGCCGCTAAAGATAAAGGCTTAAGAATCGACATTCAAGCGCCTACTCCAGAGTCTCCATCGATGAGTATGGCTATAGAAAATTATATTAAAGACAAGGGTTAAGTCTATATTCTGTTTTCGCCTTGAGCTGAGCATAAATTACAGGCTACATTACAACAAACAAAAACGTCCTGAATAACTTATTCAGGACGTTTTTTTATGACTTATAATGTTAAGGCTTATAGTTTCCTTGGTGGTCCACCAGCAAGGATTTCTTCTGAGGCTTGCTCTTCAAACTTTTTAAAGTTATCGATAAAGAACTGTCTCAATTTTTCAGCAGTTTCATAATAACCTTTGTCGTTATTCCAAGATTTACGCGGACTCAAAACTTCTGTAGGCACATTTGGGCATGTTACCGGTTGCGCAACACCAAACATAGAGTGATAGTGATAATTGCCTTTGTTAGCTTCTTCTAGAGAACCATCAAGAGCTGCAGTAATCATCGCACGGGTATACTTCAATTTCATACGACTTCCCACGCCATAAGGACCTCCTGTCCAGCCTGTATTTACAAGCCATACTGTAACTCCAGACGCCTTCATCTTCTTGCTCAACATATCTGCATACACTGTAGGATGCAAAGGCATAAAAGGAGCTCCAAAACACGCTGAAAAACTAGGGACTGGCTCTGTAACACCGGCTTCAGTTCCAGCAACTTTTGCCGTATAACCACTTATAAAATGATAAGCGGCTTGACCAGGAGTCAATTTAGATATAGGTGGTAAAACCCCAAAAGCATCTGCTGTGAGGAAAAATATATTCTTTGGATTCTTACCTACTGACGGCTCCTTGATGTTTTCAATATGGTAGATAGGATAGCTTACTCGTGTATTTTGAGTAATAGAAGTATCTGCAAAATCAACACTGTTATCTTTATTAAAAATGACGTTTTCTAATATAGCACCAGGTTTGATCGCATTGAATATTTCTGGCTCTCCTTCTGGATCAAGGTTAATCACCTTTGCATAACAACCTCCTTCAAAATTAAAGACTTCGTTATCTTCTGTCCATCCATGCTCGTCATCGCCTATCAATGCTCTTTCTGGATCTGTAGAAAGTGTTGTTTTACCAGTCCCACTTAACCCAAAGAAAATAGCGGTGTTATCATCTTTACCTACATTGGCACTGCAGTGCATAGGCAAGGTGTTTTTATAAACAGGTAAAATAAAATTGAGAGCACTAAAAACTCCTTTCTTG is a window of Nonlabens sp. MB-3u-79 DNA encoding:
- the pckA gene encoding phosphoenolpyruvate carboxykinase (ATP), translating into MGSNTSISQSIALTKWGIKNSKINYQLTPEILQEKSVDDYGGKETANGTLAVHTGEFTGRSPMDRFIVKDEVTEDKVWWGNINLPFESDKFDALLNKVTAYLDGKELFVRDAYACAHEDYRLKLRVINEYPWSNMFAYNMFIRPTEEELDGFDPEWTVINAPGFMAVPEEDGTRQHNFAILNFSRKIALIGGTGYTGEIKKGVFSALNFILPVYKNTLPMHCSANVGKDDNTAIFFGLSGTGKTTLSTDPERALIGDDEHGWTEDNEVFNFEGGCYAKVINLDPEGEPEIFNAIKPGAILENVIFNKDNSVDFADTSITQNTRVSYPIYHIENIKEPSVGKNPKNIFFLTADAFGVLPPISKLTPGQAAYHFISGYTAKVAGTEAGVTEPVPSFSACFGAPFMPLHPTVYADMLSKKMKASGVTVWLVNTGWTGGPYGVGSRMKLKYTRAMITAALDGSLEEANKGNYHYHSMFGVAQPVTCPNVPTEVLSPRKSWNNDKGYYETAEKLRQFFIDNFKKFEEQASEEILAGGPPRKL